A genomic stretch from Kogia breviceps isolate mKogBre1 chromosome 1, mKogBre1 haplotype 1, whole genome shotgun sequence includes:
- the ODR4 gene encoding protein odr-4 homolog isoform X4 produces the protein MLPGGLLVLGVFIITTLEMGNEFQNTLHRLVFAVEKSMNKKRLWNFTDEEVSERVTLHFCSSTKKIFCRTYDIHNPKSSAKPADWKYQNGLSASWLSLECTVYINIHVPLSTTSVSYTLEKNTKNGLIHWAKQIENSIYLINGQVKDEDCDLLEGQKKSSRGNTQATNHSFDVRVLTQLLLNSDHRSTATVQICSGSVNLKGAVKCRAYIHSNKPKVKDAVQAMKRDILNTVADRCEILFEDLLLNEIPEKKVMSIILNSEKEFHILPHRVFVPIPGSTVMLCDYKFGDESAEEIRDHFIEMLDHIIQIEDLEIAEEINTACVSSSMNTEASLDNTDDEPPKQPIKTIIVLKIQQNIGVIAAFAVAALAAGISFHYFSD, from the exons ATGCTACCAGGGGGACTTTTAGTTCTTGGAGTATTTATTATTACAACTTTAGAGATGggaaatgaatttcaaaatacCCTACATAGA CTAGTATTTGCTGTGGAAAAATCTATGAATAAAAAGAGACTGTggaatttcacagatgaggaggtCTCAGAACGAGTGACACTTCACTTTTGCTCTTCTACAAAAAA AATATTTTGTCGAACTTATGATATCCACAATCCAAAG AGTTCTGCAAAACCAGCAGATTGGAAGTATCAAAATGGACTATCAGCTTCATGGCTTTCTTTAGAGTGTAcagtatatattaatattcaTGTCCCACTGTCTACTACTTCTGTCAGCTATACTctggagaaaaatacaaag AATGGACTAATACACTGGGCCAAGCAAAtagaaaatagtatttatttgATTAATGGACAAGTTAAAGATGAGGATTGTGACCTATTAGAAGGACAG aAAAAATCTTCTAGAGGAAATACTCAAGCAACTAATCATTCTTTTGATGTCAGAGTGCTAACACAGTtg CTTCTGAATTCAGACCACAGATCCACAGCCACAGTCCAGATCTGCAGTGGCTCTGTAAACCTTAAGGGTGCTGTGAAATGCAGAGCTTATATTCATAGCAATAAACCCAAGGTTAAAGATGCtgtacag GCCATGAAAAGAGATATATTGAATACAGTTGCTGATCGTTGTGAAATACTATTTGAGGATCTGCTTTTGAatgaaattccagaaaaaaaagttatgagtATAATATTAA atTCTGAAAAAGAGTTCCACATTCTCCCTCACCGAGTTTTTGTCCCCATTCCGGGATCCACTGTAATGTTATGTGATTATAAATTTGGTGATGAGTCAGCTGAAGAAATTAGAGACCATTTTATAGAGATGTTAGATCATATAATTCAAATAGAAGATTTGGAAATTGCAGAGGAAATAAACACAG CTTGTGTAAGTTCCTCTATGAATACTGAAGCTTCATTGGACAACACAGATGATGAACCACCAAAACAGCCAATTAAAACTATAATAGTGTTGAAAATTCAGCAAAACATAG gtGTGATTGCAGCATTTGCAGTTGCAGCCCTTGCTGCGGGTATCTCCTTTCATTACTTCAGTGATTAG